The following proteins are co-located in the Anaerolineales bacterium genome:
- a CDS encoding GAF domain-containing protein yields the protein MTDPFNQRQDILYRAATASFDIYNPAQALAGVLETACALLGTQRAALYEYDEVSAGFGPRLAHGLSLSDLGRISSSAEQPVLRNALRAGHAASSGDASTSLGLPLAPGSVACAPCIAAGQSIGLLFVGTDTGKPFGQDALATLDVLAARAAEIMAFARQSAGQSYLLHKLTLLYQATNAITSTRDRDEVVRQTATHLLRATSADCCEITLLTDARARTVRFRPRLGKGLQQTVQAEKIDAVPDYPVHTQVLEHLRPSTLSQTPAVGSARDLSMLQAEGIEAAAVFPLTTSNQALGLVRLLYQQLGRQINDQEMELAQAILSIGAVGLQDAIHFGEATSRADQLLVLAEIGRDLTSTLELEMALENAMRNAQRLIQAEACVLFLLDEPGEKLVLKASGGAELRIRDVAIRLEEGIAGWVTRNRQPLIVNDVRTNPLYQSAIDGQTGLLTSSILCVPLETRGEVLGVIEAINHPTGSFTEADKQVLASVASWAAIALDNANLFQRVAEERRRLEATLVETADAVVLTDRSGRIILVNKAASQAFRINSERAIGRPAWEIFVGHDLGDLLMRADSDLPVTMEITTPTERVLYATVSEVTDVGRVAVMQDITALKQIDRMRSQFLGTAAHDLKNPLNAIRLGADLLNDAPLSDQQRKALNMMQRATDSMTNLITGLLETIRVESTANLGAEPCQVNDLIRHAIEDLRPLAEARQDTIVYDPPGDPLLIIGDPSRLNSVMSNLLSNAIKFTELKGAIRIGVSWDDDQVTVSVSDNGPGIPEDELPRVFEHLFRGRVTVRDPNNPIEGTGLGLALAKTVIEQHGGRIWVTSPPGQGATFSFSIPREPTPKTGSLRKGAAVS from the coding sequence ATGACCGATCCCTTTAATCAGCGTCAGGATATCCTGTACCGGGCGGCCACCGCCAGTTTCGACATTTACAATCCTGCTCAGGCCTTGGCCGGGGTGCTTGAGACGGCCTGCGCCTTGCTCGGTACGCAGCGAGCGGCGTTGTATGAGTACGACGAGGTCAGCGCCGGGTTTGGCCCACGCTTGGCCCATGGGCTCAGCCTGTCGGATCTGGGACGCATTTCTTCCTCGGCCGAGCAACCGGTTCTGCGGAACGCCTTGCGGGCCGGGCATGCCGCGAGTTCCGGCGACGCCAGTACCAGTCTCGGACTTCCCCTTGCCCCGGGATCCGTCGCCTGTGCCCCCTGCATCGCTGCTGGCCAGTCAATCGGGCTGCTCTTTGTCGGCACCGACACCGGGAAGCCGTTTGGCCAAGATGCGCTAGCCACCCTGGACGTGCTGGCAGCCCGGGCGGCGGAGATCATGGCGTTTGCCCGGCAGAGCGCCGGTCAGAGCTACCTACTGCACAAACTCACGCTGCTGTACCAGGCGACCAATGCCATCACCAGCACTCGCGATCGGGATGAGGTCGTGCGCCAGACGGCCACGCACTTGCTGCGAGCCACTTCGGCCGACTGCTGCGAGATCACTCTGCTGACCGACGCTCGTGCTCGCACGGTGCGTTTTCGGCCGCGCCTCGGCAAGGGACTTCAGCAAACCGTGCAGGCCGAGAAGATCGACGCCGTCCCGGACTACCCGGTGCACACCCAGGTGCTCGAGCACCTGCGCCCGTCGACTCTCAGCCAGACCCCAGCGGTAGGATCGGCCCGGGATCTGAGTATGCTCCAGGCGGAAGGCATCGAGGCCGCCGCCGTGTTCCCGCTCACCACCAGCAACCAGGCGCTGGGTCTGGTCCGGCTGCTGTACCAACAGCTGGGCCGGCAGATCAACGATCAGGAGATGGAGCTCGCCCAGGCGATCCTGAGTATCGGCGCCGTCGGCCTGCAGGACGCCATCCACTTCGGCGAGGCGACCTCGCGCGCCGACCAGCTGCTCGTACTGGCGGAGATCGGGCGGGACCTGACCTCGACGTTGGAGCTTGAGATGGCGCTCGAAAATGCCATGCGCAACGCCCAGCGCCTGATCCAGGCCGAGGCCTGCGTGCTGTTCCTGCTGGACGAGCCGGGCGAGAAACTGGTGCTAAAAGCCAGCGGCGGTGCCGAATTGCGCATTCGGGACGTGGCCATCCGGCTGGAGGAAGGAATCGCCGGGTGGGTCACACGCAACCGCCAGCCCTTGATCGTCAACGACGTCCGCACCAACCCCCTCTATCAAAGCGCCATCGACGGCCAGACCGGGCTCCTCACCAGCTCCATCCTGTGCGTTCCGCTCGAGACCCGCGGCGAGGTGCTGGGGGTGATTGAGGCCATCAACCACCCGACCGGGTCGTTCACCGAGGCCGATAAGCAGGTGCTCGCCTCGGTCGCCTCCTGGGCCGCCATCGCCCTCGACAACGCCAACCTGTTCCAGCGGGTAGCGGAAGAACGCCGGCGGCTGGAGGCCACCCTGGTCGAGACCGCGGATGCGGTGGTGCTGACCGACCGCTCCGGCCGCATCATTCTTGTAAATAAAGCCGCCAGTCAGGCCTTCCGCATCAACTCCGAGCGCGCCATCGGGCGCCCAGCCTGGGAGATCTTCGTCGGGCATGACCTGGGCGACCTGTTGATGCGCGCCGACAGCGACTTGCCGGTGACGATGGAGATCACCACCCCCACGGAGCGCGTGTTGTATGCCACCGTCAGCGAGGTCACCGACGTCGGACGCGTGGCAGTGATGCAGGACATCACGGCCTTGAAGCAGATTGACCGAATGCGGTCCCAGTTTCTGGGCACGGCTGCCCACGACCTGAAGAACCCTTTGAACGCCATTCGGCTCGGCGCCGACCTGCTCAATGATGCTCCGCTCAGCGATCAGCAGCGTAAGGCGCTGAACATGATGCAGCGTGCGACAGACAGCATGACCAATCTGATCACCGGCCTGCTGGAGACCATCCGCGTCGAGTCGACGGCCAACCTCGGGGCTGAGCCCTGCCAGGTGAACGATTTGATCCGACACGCAATCGAGGACCTACGCCCGCTGGCTGAGGCCCGCCAGGACACGATCGTCTACGATCCTCCCGGGGATCCGCTTCTGATCATCGGCGATCCCAGTCGGCTCAACTCCGTCATGAGCAACCTGCTCAGCAATGCCATCAAGTTCACCGAGCTCAAGGGTGCCATCCGCATCGGGGTCAGCTGGGACGATGACCAGGTGACGGTCAGCGTCAGTGACAATGGGCCTGGAATTCCCGAGGACGAACTGCCGCGAGTCTTCGAACACCTCTTCCGGGGCCGAGTGACCGTGCGCGATCCCAACAACCCCATTGAGGGCACCGGCCTTGGCCTAGCCCTGGCCAAGACCGTGATCGAGCAGCATGGGGGGCGGATCTGGGTGACCAGCCCTCCGGGCCAGGGCGCGACCTTCTCCTTCTCGATCCCACGCGAGCCCACCCCGAAGACCGGATCGCTCCGAAAAGGCGCAGCCGTCTCCTGA
- a CDS encoding TIM barrel protein has product MLREEPASLVFGTVGSPASTPKKPGGSMGAALHLADLGLTAYELAWVQSVRVTEATCAQIRQAAAGVGVRLSIHAPYYINLNADAQEWPKSRKRLMDAAHYGNLAGATDIVFHPGSYFGRDPSEVLPVAIKRLRSCVEELRAAGNPVTLRSETMGKAAMLGSLADVLILSREIPGVLPCLDFSHLHARAGDGSMNTRREWELALGAYAEALGPDSLKQLHCHLSGIEYGPKGERNHLMLADSDFRLEELLAALHAGGCAGRILCESPMMDLDALAIQKAYAGLTVA; this is encoded by the coding sequence ATGCTGCGCGAAGAACCTGCGAGCCTCGTGTTTGGGACTGTCGGCTCCCCTGCCTCGACCCCGAAAAAGCCCGGGGGTTCCATGGGCGCGGCGCTGCACCTGGCAGACCTCGGGTTGACGGCCTACGAATTGGCCTGGGTGCAGTCCGTGCGGGTGACCGAGGCCACCTGCGCTCAGATCCGCCAGGCGGCGGCCGGGGTCGGTGTCCGCCTAAGCATCCATGCGCCGTACTACATCAACCTGAACGCCGATGCCCAGGAATGGCCCAAGAGCCGGAAGCGGCTGATGGATGCTGCCCACTATGGGAACCTGGCCGGCGCCACGGATATTGTGTTCCATCCCGGGTCGTACTTCGGCAGAGACCCCTCCGAAGTCCTGCCCGTGGCCATCAAACGCCTGCGCAGCTGTGTGGAAGAGCTGCGGGCAGCCGGAAATCCAGTCACCTTGCGGTCCGAGACCATGGGCAAGGCCGCGATGCTCGGCTCCCTGGCTGATGTCTTGATCCTCTCCCGCGAGATCCCGGGCGTGCTGCCGTGCCTCGACTTCTCTCACTTGCACGCCCGGGCAGGCGATGGATCGATGAACACCCGCCGGGAATGGGAACTGGCGCTCGGTGCCTATGCCGAGGCCCTAGGCCCCGACTCCTTGAAGCAATTGCACTGCCATCTCTCTGGGATCGAGTATGGGCCCAAAGGCGAGCGCAACCATCTGATGCTTGCCGACTCGGATTTCCGTCTGGAGGAACTGCTGGCGGCGCTCCACGCCGGCGGGTGCGCCGGCAGGATCTTATGCGAGAGTCCGATGATGGACCTTGACGCCCTGGCGATCCAGAAGGCCTACGCCGGGCTGACTGTGGCGTGA
- a CDS encoding uracil-DNA glycosylase family protein, with the protein MRRFALGCVQAQMSACRMCIHSGFPVTPRAVFSGQVGAQVMIVGQAPGSTEQETGRPFNAGSGRRLFAWLAQAGLEEQPFRDRHYMTSITKCYPGRAASGSGDRPPTPAEQALCRPFLLTEVELLDPPIVLPVGRLAIAVLLGPGAALQAVVGREFTANGRWIIPLPHPSGASRWHQNEANRRKIAEAMRLLRQRLARL; encoded by the coding sequence GTGCGCAGGTTCGCACTTGGCTGCGTGCAGGCGCAGATGTCGGCCTGCCGGATGTGCATCCACTCCGGGTTCCCCGTAACCCCTCGAGCAGTCTTCTCCGGCCAGGTCGGGGCGCAGGTGATGATTGTCGGGCAGGCACCCGGCTCCACCGAGCAGGAAACCGGGCGGCCGTTCAACGCCGGCAGTGGCCGCCGGCTGTTCGCCTGGCTGGCTCAGGCCGGGCTGGAGGAACAGCCGTTCCGGGACCGGCATTACATGACGTCGATCACCAAGTGCTACCCGGGGCGGGCCGCTTCCGGATCAGGAGACCGGCCGCCAACGCCGGCCGAGCAGGCACTGTGCCGCCCGTTTCTGCTGACGGAGGTGGAGCTGCTCGACCCGCCAATCGTGCTGCCCGTCGGCCGTCTGGCGATTGCGGTCTTGCTCGGACCGGGTGCGGCGCTGCAGGCAGTGGTCGGACGGGAGTTCACAGCCAACGGGCGCTGGATCATCCCGCTGCCCCACCCCTCCGGCGCCAGCCGCTGGCATCAGAACGAGGCCAACCGAAGGAAGATCGCCGAGGCCATGCGCCTGCTGCGCCAGCGCCTGGCGAGACTCTGA
- a CDS encoding deoxynucleoside kinase: MAKRFVLVAGNIGVGKTSLTERLGERLGWQTAYESVVDNPYLADFYQDMRSWAFHLQVFFLGHRAEQHRALAALPQSAIVDRSIYEDAEIFSRASLALGNITERDYGAYRRVYDLVVAGLPAPDLLIYLRAPVPVILNRIRSRGRAIEQGITADYLGLLDRYYQEWMSSFELCPVLTIRTDDLDFVHKSGHLEVVIGRMNEILAGKETVEFPASQS, translated from the coding sequence GTGGCCAAGCGCTTCGTTCTTGTCGCTGGGAACATCGGCGTCGGCAAGACTTCCCTGACCGAGCGGCTCGGGGAGAGGCTGGGCTGGCAAACGGCCTACGAGTCGGTGGTCGACAACCCGTATCTGGCGGACTTCTATCAGGACATGCGCTCCTGGGCATTTCATCTCCAGGTGTTCTTCCTAGGGCATCGGGCGGAGCAGCACCGGGCGCTGGCGGCACTGCCGCAGTCCGCCATCGTCGACCGGTCGATCTACGAGGACGCCGAGATCTTCTCGCGGGCGAGCCTGGCTCTGGGCAACATCACCGAGCGCGACTACGGCGCCTATCGGCGGGTGTACGACCTGGTGGTGGCCGGCCTGCCGGCGCCCGATCTGCTGATCTACCTGCGTGCGCCGGTGCCGGTCATCCTGAATCGGATCCGCAGCCGGGGACGCGCCATCGAGCAGGGAATCACGGCCGACTACCTCGGCCTGCTCGACCGCTACTACCAGGAATGGATGTCGAGCTTTGAGTTGTGCCCAGTGCTCACCATCCGCACCGATGACCTGGATTTCGTCCACAAGTCCGGACACCTGGAGGTTGTGATCGGGCGAATGAACGAGATCCTGGCTGGCAAGGAGACCGTCGAGTTCCCGGCTTCGCAGAGTTAG
- the ybeY gene encoding rRNA maturation RNase YbeY: MKYPVSVLAEPGLGKYRPGLAGAARAALSHQQAEPGSLTVLLAGVTRMQQLNAEFAGVDRATDVLSFPADDQGLDVGGRYYGDIAVCVPVAQAQAARKRHDLAGEGQLLVVHGVLHLLGYDHDTPARKRQMWRAQKEILTALRSGTDPRHAST, translated from the coding sequence ATGAAGTATCCGGTGAGCGTGCTCGCCGAGCCCGGCTTGGGGAAGTACCGTCCCGGGCTCGCCGGCGCCGCCCGGGCGGCGCTCTCCCACCAGCAAGCCGAGCCCGGAAGCCTGACCGTTCTGCTAGCCGGGGTAACCCGCATGCAGCAGTTGAACGCCGAATTCGCCGGAGTGGACCGGGCGACCGACGTGCTGTCCTTTCCCGCCGACGATCAGGGCCTGGACGTCGGCGGCCGCTACTACGGCGACATTGCCGTCTGCGTGCCTGTGGCCCAGGCACAAGCCGCCCGCAAGCGCCACGACCTGGCCGGCGAAGGCCAGCTGCTGGTGGTCCATGGAGTTCTGCACCTGCTCGGCTACGACCATGACACCCCGGCCCGCAAGCGGCAGATGTGGCGAGCCCAGAAGGAGATCCTGACTGCCTTGAGGAGCGGCACAGACCCCCGCCATGCATCGACCTGA
- a CDS encoding diacylglycerol kinase family protein — protein sequence MHRPDPALRARSRLQSFRHALAGLWHVLRTQRNAWIHTGATLLVLGLAWWLDVPRAELALLVLAIGLVWSAEFVNTALEAAVDLASPDLHPVARLGKDVGAAAVLVAAVASVVVGLLILGPPLVNRLSGA from the coding sequence ATGCATCGACCTGACCCCGCCCTTCGGGCCCGCTCACGGCTGCAGTCGTTCCGTCATGCGCTGGCAGGTCTCTGGCATGTGCTGCGCACCCAACGCAACGCCTGGATTCACACTGGAGCGACCTTGTTGGTTCTTGGGCTGGCCTGGTGGCTGGACGTGCCTCGCGCCGAGTTGGCGCTGCTGGTGCTGGCCATCGGCCTGGTCTGGTCGGCGGAGTTCGTGAACACGGCGCTCGAGGCGGCGGTGGATCTCGCCAGCCCCGACCTGCATCCTGTCGCCCGCCTCGGCAAGGATGTCGGCGCCGCCGCCGTCCTGGTGGCGGCCGTCGCCTCAGTAGTGGTCGGGCTGCTGATCTTGGGTCCGCCCCTGGTCAACCGCTTGTCCGGCGCCTGA